A single region of the Lycium barbarum isolate Lr01 chromosome 2, ASM1917538v2, whole genome shotgun sequence genome encodes:
- the LOC132628990 gene encoding uncharacterized protein LOC132628990, with the protein MEKIENVGIRVKEYLDDARREKWARLYSPVNKGWTMTSNIEECINGKLVAARELPVFDFLEEVRRMFGRWNCTNRKNGTYTFSTLSRRYQEMLSMNEYKSLRMRVEALTEYVYTVTIKWMSMISHVLYV; encoded by the exons ATGGAAAAGATTGAGAATGTTGGTATACGGGTAAAGGAATATTTGGATGATGCTAGAAGGGAGAAATGGGCTCGGCTATATTCACCTGTTAACAAAGGTTGGACGATGACTTCGAATATAGAGgaatgtattaatggaaaactAGTAGCTGCAAGAGAGTTGCCTGtttttgatttccttgaagaagtTAGGAGGATGTTTGGGAGATGGAATTGCACAAATAGGAAAAATGGTACATACACATTCTCAACACTTTCGAGACGGTACCAGGAAATGCTCTCAATGAACGAGTATAAATCGTTACGTATGAGG GTTGAAGCATTAACTGAATATGTTTATACGGTGACAATTAAATGGATGTCAATGATCTCGCATGTGCTCTACGTGTAA